In Rhodothermales bacterium, one DNA window encodes the following:
- a CDS encoding DUF1684 domain-containing protein, with product MIRSLLLVSLFVLPAVAQAQAPPPYEASIQAHRDSIRTAFLDPETPPLQPDEIAAFSGLDYYDVDPAYRVTARFERVEGDEPVAMNTSGGDIRDYRRFGTLHFEIGGAPLTLAAYQSVVPPEDPAYTNYLAIPFRDATSGGATYAAGRYLDLTIPEGDEVVLDFNEAYAPYCAYSPRYSCILPPPENRLTVAVEAGVKKYDVWTGVVSEEGGYSIAFPGPPLDQAQPNENGLTLHMQTFEQGEAAYFVMHTVTEADFDTLSASELAGFFDAAQQGGAQGFGGTLGHAEEIELDGVPGRSFEVNAPEQSLYGRSRMFASGRMLYQILVLTEGRRPDGPEADRFLDSFRILEGGATPRLQRLLDEAGYEYTVDDDGDYKLTFSTTGERTHLVVISTYTPDLTLVPSYEVWALVGRGLSELPAGLAEALLRRSGDLPALSAQLYGGSDGEPMLVALSTVVEQGVSVAALQRVVEQLALEADELEARFVGTDDL from the coding sequence ATGATCCGCAGCCTCCTGCTCGTCTCCCTATTCGTTCTGCCGGCGGTCGCCCAGGCCCAGGCACCACCCCCTTACGAAGCCTCGATCCAGGCGCACCGCGACTCGATCCGCACCGCCTTCCTCGATCCAGAGACCCCGCCGCTGCAGCCCGACGAGATCGCCGCGTTCTCCGGCCTCGACTACTACGACGTGGACCCAGCCTACCGCGTCACGGCGCGATTCGAGCGCGTCGAGGGCGACGAGCCCGTCGCGATGAACACGTCGGGCGGCGACATCCGCGACTACCGGCGCTTCGGCACGCTCCACTTCGAGATCGGCGGGGCGCCCCTCACTCTCGCCGCTTACCAAAGCGTAGTCCCACCCGAGGACCCCGCCTACACCAACTACCTCGCCATCCCCTTCCGGGACGCGACGAGCGGTGGGGCCACGTACGCCGCCGGCCGCTACCTCGACCTCACGATCCCGGAGGGCGACGAGGTCGTGCTCGACTTCAACGAGGCCTACGCCCCCTACTGCGCGTACAGCCCCCGCTACTCCTGCATCCTCCCGCCGCCCGAGAACCGCCTCACCGTCGCCGTCGAGGCCGGCGTCAAGAAGTACGACGTGTGGACGGGGGTCGTCTCCGAGGAAGGCGGCTACTCCATCGCCTTCCCCGGTCCGCCGCTCGACCAGGCTCAGCCCAACGAGAATGGACTCACGCTACACATGCAGACCTTCGAGCAAGGAGAGGCAGCGTACTTCGTGATGCACACCGTGACAGAGGCCGATTTCGATACGCTCAGCGCGAGCGAGCTGGCAGGGTTCTTCGATGCGGCCCAGCAAGGGGGCGCGCAGGGCTTCGGTGGCACGCTCGGCCACGCCGAGGAGATTGAGCTCGACGGTGTCCCGGGGCGGAGCTTCGAAGTCAACGCACCTGAGCAGTCGCTCTACGGGCGGTCGCGCATGTTCGCCTCGGGCCGCATGCTCTACCAGATCCTGGTGCTGACCGAAGGACGTCGCCCCGATGGTCCCGAGGCAGACCGCTTTCTGGATTCGTTCCGAATCTTGGAGGGAGGTGCCACGCCGCGCCTGCAGCGCCTGCTGGACGAGGCGGGCTACGAGTACACCGTCGACGACGACGGCGACTACAAGCTCACGTTCTCTACGACGGGGGAGCGGACACACCTGGTGGTGATCTCGACGTACACCCCCGACCTCACACTCGTGCCGAGCTACGAGGTGTGGGCCCTGGTCGGGCGAGGGCTGAGCGAGCTGCCGGCGGGGCTGGCCGAGGCGCTGCTGCGCCGGAGCGGGGACCTCCCCGCGCTGTCGGCTCAGCTCTACGGGGGCAGCGACGGGGAGCCGATGCTGGTCGCGCTCTCGACCGTGGTCGAGCAGGGCGTCTCGGTGGCGGCGCTTCAACGCGTAGTTGAGCAGCTGGCCCTCGAGGCGGACGAGCTAGAGGCACGATTCGTCGGGACAGACGACCTGTAA